The following proteins are encoded in a genomic region of Thermovenabulum gondwanense:
- a CDS encoding ethanolamine ammonia-lyase subunit EutB — MILKAKVRGTVYCFKDVKEVLAKANEEKSGDILAGIAANSEEERIAAKYVLSNLTLEDLRNNPVVPYEEDEVTRVIQDQVNEHVYSKIKSWTAGQLKEYILDDKTTSDDIDCISQGLTSEMVAAVAKISSNLDLIYGASKIRRVSHCNTTLGLPGTLSARLQPNHPTDNIDGIIAEVMEGLSFGIGDAVIGINPCIDDVDNVSRLLWALYEFIEKWKIPAQHSVLAHVTTQIKCIRQGAPVGVIFQSIAGSQKGNEAFGISVSMLDEAHELIKRYSTGKGPNLMYFETGQGSELSADAHHGADQVTMEARCYGLAKRYNPLLVNTVVGFIGPEYLYDSKQVIRAGLEDHFMGKLTGIPMGCDACYTNHMKADQNDVENLAVLLTAAGCNYFMGVPMGDDIMLNYQCTSYHDVAALREALKLRPAPEFEKWMENMGLMKDGRLTSKAGDPTIFLK; from the coding sequence GTGATTTTAAAGGCAAAGGTAAGGGGAACAGTTTACTGCTTTAAAGATGTAAAAGAAGTTCTTGCCAAAGCAAATGAAGAAAAATCAGGAGATATTTTGGCAGGGATTGCAGCCAATTCTGAAGAGGAAAGAATAGCAGCAAAATACGTTCTATCAAATTTAACCCTTGAGGATTTAAGAAATAATCCCGTGGTACCTTATGAAGAAGATGAGGTAACGAGGGTAATACAGGACCAGGTGAATGAGCATGTTTACAGCAAGATAAAAAGTTGGACAGCAGGTCAATTAAAAGAATACATATTGGACGATAAAACAACTTCTGATGATATTGATTGTATAAGCCAAGGATTAACCAGTGAAATGGTAGCAGCGGTTGCAAAAATAAGTTCAAATTTGGATTTAATATACGGAGCTTCCAAAATACGCAGAGTTTCTCACTGCAATACCACCCTTGGACTTCCAGGAACTCTTTCTGCAAGGTTACAGCCAAACCATCCAACGGATAATATAGATGGAATAATAGCAGAGGTAATGGAGGGATTGAGCTTTGGTATTGGGGATGCGGTAATAGGAATTAATCCTTGTATAGATGATGTAGACAATGTCAGCAGATTGTTATGGGCTTTGTATGAGTTTATTGAGAAATGGAAAATTCCTGCACAGCACAGTGTTCTTGCCCACGTGACAACACAAATAAAATGCATACGTCAAGGGGCGCCAGTTGGCGTAATATTCCAGAGCATTGCAGGAAGCCAGAAAGGCAATGAAGCCTTTGGTATTTCGGTAAGCATGCTTGATGAGGCTCATGAACTAATAAAAAGATACAGCACAGGTAAAGGGCCCAATCTGATGTATTTTGAGACAGGACAGGGTTCTGAGCTTTCAGCTGATGCTCATCATGGGGCAGATCAGGTAACTATGGAAGCAAGATGTTACGGCTTGGCAAAACGGTATAACCCGCTATTAGTAAATACGGTAGTAGGATTTATAGGGCCTGAATATCTATATGACAGCAAACAGGTAATACGAGCCGGGTTAGAAGACCACTTTATGGGGAAATTGACAGGTATTCCAATGGGGTGCGATGCCTGTTATACAAACCATATGAAAGCTGATCAAAACGATGTGGAAAATCTTGCTGTTTTGCTCACAGCAGCAGGATGCAATTATTTCATGGGAGTTCCTATGGGAGATGACATAATGCTAAATTATCAATGCACTAGCTATCATGATGTAGCTGCATTAAGAGAGGCATTAAAATTAAGACCTGCTCCTGAATTTGAAAAATGGATGGAGAATATGGGTTTAATGAAAGACGGCAGACTAACCTCCAAAGCAGGCGATCCCACCATATTTTTGAAATAG